The following nucleotide sequence is from Saccharothrix texasensis.
CGCGGCGTAACGCGCTACGCCCAACGGACGACATGAGCAGGCGAAGCACGCCGAAGGGAAACTCGTGAAAATTCGTTTAGCCGTCACGTTCGCCGCCGCCGCACTGCTCGCCGCCTGCTCTCCGACCACCAGCAGCGCGCCCGACGTGACTCCGACTCAGAACGCCGCCAAGACCACCACGATCGCCGAGACCACCGTTGCGCCGGTCACCACCACAACGGCCGCCGCACCGCCCGCGCCCGCACCGGCCGCACCCACGACGTGCACCGTTCCAGACGTCGTTGGCATGGTCCACCAGACCGCCCAGGACACCATGCAGGCGTCCGGCCTGTACAACCTCCGCGAGCAAGACTCCACCGGCCAGGGCCGCGTTCTGGCCCTCGACCGCAACTGGACCACCACCGCGCAGAGCGTCGCCGCCGGCCAAGCCGTGGACTGCACGACCGAGATCCTGCTGTCGGCCAAGAAGATCGGCGAGTAGCTCTCCTGTGCCGGCCTGTGCATTCCTGAACCGCACAGCCGGAGCAGCCTTCTACGTCACCTAGAGCCTCGGCGAGCCGCTGTGGACGAAGCTGGAACTCGCGCATCGGGAGTTGGAGTACCCGCGAGGCCGTGGGCATAAGGCTGAGCAGTACCCCCTCACGCCCACGGAGGTGGGGCTCGCGGACGACGGCAACAAAGCCTTGTTCGACGCCATCGCGCCGACCAATTCGTAGAGCTGACGCCCCGCCGATGCGGCCGGCGGTGGCCAGCTTCGACAACGTCGACCGGGTGCGGACACGGCAGAACGCCCGCTACACGCTGTTACCAGGCCCTGGATGAAGAACCATCGAACGCGGTTGCCGCGTGTTCCTGGCCGCGGCCGACGCCCTGCTGTTCGGTCGGAGTCAACAGTGCTCCGCGAGTTCGAGCTCTGGTTCGCACACCAGTCGGGCGCGAAGATGCCACGGTGATCGATGGCCGGCCAGGGAAACCAAAGGGAGCCCGAGCGTTCCGACCGGCTGTAATCACCTACAGCACCTACCCATGCCCATCGAGCGGCCTACCAGCAAACAGCCATTCGAGTGGACCTCTCGCTGCTTATGGCCATCACGCGACGCGCACGACGAAGCGGGCGGGGAACAGCTCCCCGCCCGCTTTGTCATCTCAGTCCGCCGGGCACTCCGGTGCCCACTAGTCCGTCCGGCAGGCAAGCCTTATCGAACACCTCTTCAGACTGGACTAAACGGCGTCCATCGCGTTGATCCGTCCGGCCCAATCAGTCGTGAAGTCATCGGTGCCGAGAACCGATCCGCAGACTGTCTCGACCTCCGGCTCGGCACAGGAGTTCGAGACGGTAGCGGATGCATTGGCAGCACCGAGCAGCAGACCAGCGGCCCATGCCGCACCGACGATCGAGGCGATCCGAAGAAGTTGTTGCACGGACGAGATTCAACACTATTGCGCCTGCACAGGGACCACCGGGGCCTCACCCGACCGGCGACACGGTTGACTCAGAGTATCACCGTCACGGTGAGCAACTTGCCGGACTGGAAAGCATTCACCAGCAAGGGTAACCGAATCCTACTCACAATTACTGTCCGTGACCGTCTTCGACCGTGTCGCCCTCCAGGACCACACCGCCCTCTCGGGGCTCCGGAATGGCCCGAATCCTTTTCAGGTTATCCAGGTGGTCAAGGATCTCAGCCGCTTCTACCTCCGCCACTTCGCGCAGGACGTCCGCCGCGCGCCGCCACCTGACCTCCGCCTCGTCCAACCCGCCGAGAGCGGCGAGCGCCTGTCCCCACACTCGCAACGCCCGACCGTGATCGTCGTGCGCGCCGAGTTCCTCGCACAGCGCCGCTGCCTGCTCGGCGTGCTCGATCGCCTCGTCGAACAGGTCGAGTTCGAACTCGACCTCGGCGATCGTCACCAACGCCTCGCCCTTGCGCGTGCGGTCACCGCTGTGGGAGTGGACGTCGAGTGCCTCTTGCAAGCGGTGCAATGCCTGATCCTGCTCTCCCCGCTCGTGGTGGAGCATTCCCAGCTCCGTGAGCGTCGTGGCTTCACCGCGGACGTGTCCGATCTCGCGGCGGATGGCGAGCGCCTGGTAGTAGTGCTCCAGTGCCAGGTCGTCGCGGTCGACTTTCCGATACGCATTGGCCAGCTGATCCAGGGCGTAAGCCTCGCCGTCGCGATAACCGAGTTCGCGGACCGAAGCCAGGATCTCGCCGTAGAGCGCGATCGCCGTCGACGTCTCGCCCAGCGCCAAGTGGATGGCAGCCAAGTTGTGCGCGCAGATCAGGTGGAGTTCGGTGGCGCCGGCGGCCTGGGCCGTTTCCATGCCGGCTTCGAAGTGGTCGCGGGCCTCGGCGAATCGCTGCAACCGGTACAGCACCATGCCGAGGTTGCTGTGAGTACCACTCACCGCTTCGAGGTCGCCGAGCGCTTTGGCGGCTTTGAGCGCGGACCGGTGACTGATGAGCGCCTCTTCGAAGTGCCCCATCCGGTCATATGCCTCGTGGAGGTTCGCGGAGAGGCGCCAAGCATGCGCGTTGAAGTCATGGCGGACCGCCTGGTGCACCGCGCCCACCAGATTGGCGCGCTCCCGGGTCAACCACGCCAGTGCTTCGGACTCGTCCGCCAGGGGGAACGGCCGCATGGTCATGCCGGGCAGCGGTGGCACCGGTGACGACTGGGGGTCGAGCAGTCGCGCGGCGGCGGTGCTCGACGCCAGGTACCAGTCGAGCAGGCGTGCCATCGCGTCTCTGCGGACCGCTGCCGGCTCGTGGTGGCGCACCAGGTCGACGGCGTACCCGTGCAGCATGTCGTGGAGCCTGAACCGGCGCGGCGACCCGTACTCGAGGAGGTTGCTGCGCGCGAGCGCGCTGAGGTGCCTCGTCACCACGTCCGCGGGCTGACCCAGCAGCACGGACGTCGCATCGGTGCTGAACTCCGCCGTGGGGTGCAGGCCCAGGAGCCGGAACACCCGGGCGGTGTCCGGTGACAGGTAGCGGAACGACCACGAGAACGCGACGGGCAACGTGACGCTCTCGTCGTCGCTGTCGTGCACGGAACCGAGAACGCCCAAGCCCTCCTGGCTGACGAACTCGTCCACGAGTTCGGTGATGGGCGCCTCCGGCCGCTGGGCGACGTGCTGGGCGATGATGCTCAACGCCAGCGGGTGGCCGTCCGCCCTGCTCGCCAGGCTCCGCAGGGCATCCGGCTCGTCGTGTGGTCGGGCGTCGCCGATCTCGTTGCGCAGGAACGCGACCGATTCATCGACGGACAGCGTCGGCACGCGGATCAAGTCGACGTGATCGCGCACTTTCAACCCGACCAGGCGAGTCCGGCTGGTGATGATCGTGAAGGAGTTCGCGGCCGCCGAGAGCACAGGTCGCACCTGCCCGCTGTCCTGCACGTCGTCCAGCACGAGCAGGACCCTCCGGGTGCCGAGGCTGCGCCGCAGCGCCGCTCGACGCTCGTCGCCGTTCTGCGGCACCTGCTCCGTGCCCAGGGACCGCAACAGCATCGACAGGGCTTCTTCGGGCTCCATCGGAGTGCCGGGTCCGAACCCGCGGAGGTCGAGGTACAGGGTTCCGTCCGGGAAGCGGTCCGCGTGGCGGTGGGCCCAGTGCAGTGCCAACTCGCTCTTGCCGACGCCGGGCATGCCGTGCAGCGCGACGACCTGCCCTTGGCCGTCGTCGGCGTTCAACAGCGCGTCGAGTCGGTCGAGGAGGTCGACGCGGCCCGTGAAGTTCTTCGACTTCCTCGGCAACTGGCGCGGCGGTTCGACGGGCGCGGTCGCGGTGCCGGCCTGCTTGCGCAGGATGCGCTTGTAGAGATCGCGGAGCTGTGGGCCCGGTTCGGCGCCCACGTGCTCGAACAGGCGTCTGCAGAAGCCCGCGTAGAAGTCGAGTGCGGCGGAGTGGCGTCCCAGCGCGTCGAGGGACCGGATGTACAGCGCGGCGAACGCTTCGTCCGGGTCGAGCGCGGCCATGAGCCTGCCGGCCTCCGCCACGACCTCCAGGTGCTCGCCCAGCTGTTGCCGGCTGTCCAGCAAAGCGTGAAAGGCGGGCAACCTGTCGAATGTCTCCATTTGGTCACGGCAGCGGTCCGCCCACGTCCCTTCCAACTCTTGGAGCGGACGGTCCTGCCACAGCGACAGCGCCTCTTGCAGGAGCGTTTTGGCGCGCCGGTGATCACCTGCCACAGCCGCCTCGCGGCCACGCTCCGCCAATTTGCGGAAACGATAGTAGTCGATGACCTCCGGCGGTTCCAGCACGAGTCGGTACGCGTTGCCCTCCTTCCGAATCAGGACACCCGACTGGACTTTCGACAGAATGGACCGCAGTCGGCTGATGATCGGTTGCAGCGTTCGTTTAACCTGGTCAAGGCCAACGCCCGGCCACAGCACCCGAGTAAGGGTGTCCACCTGGACAGGACTCGGAAAGTGATACAAAAGCAGCGTGAGAACACCCCGCTGCTTCGCCGCCCCGAGATCCTGATCATTCCCGTCGACATGTAATCGTGTTTTGCCGATGATCTTGAACTCCACCAGCGCCACCTTTCGCTGGTCAACGTTCCCGGTTGGGCCAGTGTGCTTCACTCGGCCCCGTTGCCGTAGCCCTTCGCGGACTATTCGTCCGGATTGAGGACATACTGGTCGGCAATCGGCAGATGCAAGCGGACTGCAAGTCCTCGGCAAACCGTGCCGTCACTCTTCTCCCAGGGATGGAGCGCGAGGGGGAGTGCATGACACGTCCAGAGTGGCCGCGAGTGCCGATCGGGCTCGACGCGTCGCAGTGGGTCAGCCGCGCCGGGTGCCTATCGGTGCTCGCCGTGGTGCACACGGTCACCAGCGGGCAACGTCTGCTGGAAGCCGTGGAGCTGATCGAGAACGACACCAGGTTGCAAGTCGTCTTCACCCAGGCGCCTGATGTCTTCAGCAACGGGGTCGCCGAGTTCCTGCGGTCGACCAGGGGGGTCGTGTGGCCGTGGGAACTGGCGATCCGGGAGCGGTTCGACCTGGCCCTCGCGGCGTCGTACGGGGGGCTGCACGAACTGCACGCGCCACTGGTGGTGATGCCGCACGGCGCGGGATACGGGAAGTCCTTCGCCACCGGTGACGAGCCGGTGGTCTACGGGTTGGATGCGCAACGGCTCCTGCACAACGGCCGCGTGCTGGCGAGCGCGCTGGTGCTCGCGCACGAGGACGAGCGGGAGGTGCTGCGCCGGCAGTGCCCACAGGCACTCGACGTGGCCGTCGTCGCCGGCGACCCCTGCTACGACCGGCTGGTGACGAGCCTGCCGCAGCGCGACGCGTACCGGGCGGCGCTGGGCGTCGGACCGGGTCAACCGACCGTGGTGGTCAGCTCCACGTGGGGGTTGGACTCGCTGTTCGCCAGGTTCGAGGACCTGCTGCCGCGCCTGCTCGAAGAACTGACGCCGCAGGGGTTCCGGGTGGTGGCGCTGGTGCACCCCGGGGCGTGGTTCGGTCACGGTCGGCGTCAGGTCGACGCGTGGCTCGCGGACTGCCGGGAAGCCGGGTTGGTGGTGGTCGGGCCGGAAGTGGACTGGCGAGCCGCGCTGATCGCCGCGGACCACGTGGTGGCCGACCACGGGTCGGTCGGCGTGTACGCGGCGGCCATCGACCGACCCGTGGTCCTGGTCGACGCACCGGTGCGGGTCGCCACGTCCGGCGGTTCGGCGCAGGAGCTGTTGCGGCGGTCGGCCCCTCGGCTCCAAGCTGGAACCGCGGTGCTACCGCAGTTCGAACAGGCGGCGGCACGTGCGGCGGAGCTCGGCGCGGCCGTGCGCGAGCGGTTGACGTCGCAACCCGGTCGCTCGTCGGCGCAGTTGCGCCGGGTCATGTACCGGCTGCTCGACATCCCCGAACCGGGACGGCACCGCGCCGTGCCGCCGGTTCCCACACCCCCGGAGGAGTCGCGGTGACCGAGCCCGTGGTGCGTTGGACGAGTGGCCCGGACCGCTTGGCCGATGTCGTCGTGCGAGAAGTGCCCGTGGTGGAGGGTCGTGACCCGACCGCGGCGATGCTGCGGGACAACCCGTTCGCGGCGTTGGCCGTCGCGGTGTCGACGAATCGGATCGTGGTGCGGACCGAGGCCGGCCTGGTGGTCGAGTTGGCGCCCGTGGCCACCGGCGCGGACTGCCTCGACGTCGAGGCTGTCGTGCTTTCGGCGGTCCACTCGCTCTACGCCTGGCACGTCGCACGACTCGACCTGCGCGCGTTGCGGGCGCGCGGGCTGCCCGTCTGGTGCGCGGATCACCGGGCGCGTCGATCAGCCGCCGTGTGCGGGTGGCTGCGGGCCGTCGTCCACGTGCAGCCGTTGAGCGATGCCGTCGGCCTTTGAGGAGCCGATGTCGGTGTAGAGCCGCAGAGCCCGCTGCCAGTGCTCTGCGGCCTCCTCGGTGTTCCCCTGCCGCTCGGCGGACTCGGCCAGCAGGTGGTGCGATTCCGCCATCCCCTGTTTGGAACCGAGCGCGCTCAGCGCTTCCAGCGCGCTGCGGGCCGTTCGGTCGGCGAGTGGCAGGTCGTCGACACGCAGGTGCACCGCGGCCTGGGCCACCACGACTCGTGCCTGGTTGTACGGGTCCGGTGGCTCCAGGTCGCGGAACTGCTCCGTCGCCTCGACCAGCGCCCGCAGTGCCTCGTCGGTCCGCCCCAGGCCGGTCAACGCCTTGCCGAGGTTGATCAGG
It contains:
- a CDS encoding AfsR/SARP family transcriptional regulator, giving the protein MEFKIIGKTRLHVDGNDQDLGAAKQRGVLTLLLYHFPSPVQVDTLTRVLWPGVGLDQVKRTLQPIISRLRSILSKVQSGVLIRKEGNAYRLVLEPPEVIDYYRFRKLAERGREAAVAGDHRRAKTLLQEALSLWQDRPLQELEGTWADRCRDQMETFDRLPAFHALLDSRQQLGEHLEVVAEAGRLMAALDPDEAFAALYIRSLDALGRHSAALDFYAGFCRRLFEHVGAEPGPQLRDLYKRILRKQAGTATAPVEPPRQLPRKSKNFTGRVDLLDRLDALLNADDGQGQVVALHGMPGVGKSELALHWAHRHADRFPDGTLYLDLRGFGPGTPMEPEEALSMLLRSLGTEQVPQNGDERRAALRRSLGTRRVLLVLDDVQDSGQVRPVLSAAANSFTIITSRTRLVGLKVRDHVDLIRVPTLSVDESVAFLRNEIGDARPHDEPDALRSLASRADGHPLALSIIAQHVAQRPEAPITELVDEFVSQEGLGVLGSVHDSDDESVTLPVAFSWSFRYLSPDTARVFRLLGLHPTAEFSTDATSVLLGQPADVVTRHLSALARSNLLEYGSPRRFRLHDMLHGYAVDLVRHHEPAAVRRDAMARLLDWYLASSTAAARLLDPQSSPVPPLPGMTMRPFPLADESEALAWLTRERANLVGAVHQAVRHDFNAHAWRLSANLHEAYDRMGHFEEALISHRSALKAAKALGDLEAVSGTHSNLGMVLYRLQRFAEARDHFEAGMETAQAAGATELHLICAHNLAAIHLALGETSTAIALYGEILASVRELGYRDGEAYALDQLANAYRKVDRDDLALEHYYQALAIRREIGHVRGEATTLTELGMLHHERGEQDQALHRLQEALDVHSHSGDRTRKGEALVTIAEVEFELDLFDEAIEHAEQAAALCEELGAHDDHGRALRVWGQALAALGGLDEAEVRWRRAADVLREVAEVEAAEILDHLDNLKRIRAIPEPREGGVVLEGDTVEDGHGQ